A region from the Zonotrichia albicollis isolate bZonAlb1 chromosome 17, bZonAlb1.hap1, whole genome shotgun sequence genome encodes:
- the VSTM2L gene encoding V-set and transmembrane domain-containing protein 2-like protein isoform X3 → MRPEGQGDIRALFTETPHDMTAQAGEDVEMACSFRGSGSPSYSLEIQWWYVRNHKDWTDKQTWASSQLQSSPPEEPGKEATKISVVKVVGSNISHKLRLSRVKLEDEGTYECRVIDSSDGKARHHKVKAYLRVEAAGGPGHPQDTELREAPLAELAAPGSAHAHHHQHQHKAGRELKKRSADASCVL, encoded by the exons ATGCGTCCAGAGGGACAGGGAGATATTAGAG ctctcttcACCGAGACCCCGCACGACATGACGGCGCAGGCCGGGGAGGATGTGGAGATGGCGTGCTCCTTCCGCGGCAGCGGCTCCCCCTCCTACTCCCTGGAGATCCAGTGGTGGTACGTCCGCAACCACAAGGACTGGACGGACAAACAGACGTGGGCTTCCAGTCAG CTGCAATCATCACCACCAGAGGAGCCTGGGAAAGAGGCGACAAAAATCAGT GTGGTGAAGGTGGTCGGCAGCAACATCTCCCACAAGCTGCGGCTGTCGCGGGTGAAGCTGGAGGACGAGGGTACCTACGAGTGCCGGGTGATCGACTCCAGCGACGGCAAGGCGCGGCACCACAAGGTGAAGGCGTACCTGCGGGTGGAGGCGGCGGGGGGCCCGGGGCACCCCCAGGACACCGAGCTGCGGGAGGCGCCGCTGGCAGAGCTCGCAGCGCCGGGCTCAGCGCACGCacaccaccaccagcaccagcacaaaGCCGGGAGGGAGCTCAAGAAGCGCTCGGCAGACGCCTCCTGCGTGCTGTAG